The following are encoded together in the Phaeobacter porticola genome:
- a CDS encoding AzlC family ABC transporter permease gives MTDQQAHRLTTSLGKGALAILPLAFGAALYGFAFGVLAAQIGFPWWGIATMSGLVHAGSSQIIATEQFSSGSGVLGAVLAGGALNLRYIGIVASLTPLLRGQPLATKLLAIHLTGDENWALTMSRRAKDPKIGAGFLIGSGCVMITVWTASTALGALVGSAVGDLEKFGLSFAFTAAFIAMARGLWKGTGDLAPWLASFATSFGLASVGLPTAYAIVLGALLGVAVVLFRPSSKVPA, from the coding sequence ATGACAGATCAACAAGCTCATCGACTGACCACCTCATTGGGCAAGGGTGCTCTCGCAATCCTGCCACTGGCATTCGGGGCAGCCCTCTACGGGTTTGCATTCGGTGTGCTCGCGGCACAGATCGGTTTCCCCTGGTGGGGTATTGCCACGATGAGCGGCCTGGTTCATGCAGGATCATCTCAGATCATTGCGACAGAACAATTCTCAAGCGGGTCTGGCGTGTTAGGCGCAGTTTTGGCGGGTGGTGCCCTGAATTTGCGTTACATTGGCATCGTCGCCTCTCTGACACCGCTTCTGCGCGGTCAGCCACTAGCGACAAAGCTGCTCGCGATTCACCTGACCGGTGATGAAAACTGGGCATTGACCATGTCGCGGCGCGCCAAGGACCCGAAAATTGGCGCTGGTTTCCTGATTGGATCCGGATGCGTGATGATCACCGTCTGGACCGCTTCAACGGCTCTTGGGGCATTGGTCGGATCGGCAGTTGGCGACCTGGAGAAATTCGGTCTCAGCTTTGCCTTTACCGCCGCATTCATCGCCATGGCGCGCGGGTTGTGGAAAGGAACCGGAGATCTGGCACCGTGGTTGGCCAGCTTTGCCACCAGTTTTGGATTGGCGAGCGTCGGATTGCCGACCGCCTATGCCATCGTACTCGGCGCCCTGCTTGGCGTCGCCGTGGTCCTCTTCCGTCCCAGTAGCAAGGTCCCAGCATAA
- a CDS encoding Lrp/AsnC family transcriptional regulator, whose translation MHSSQVDTADRALLAQLQKDARTTVQTMAEKCGLSTASVQRRLRRLRERGVLQREVALVDQHMVGLGVTAIVSVELERDRLDQIDAFKRKARVDPQVLHFYCIAGDADFVMVVVAPDIAGYEAFTHRFFFADSNVRKFRTSIVVSTEKSTQELPLDL comes from the coding sequence ATGCATAGCAGTCAGGTTGATACAGCAGATCGTGCGCTATTGGCGCAATTGCAAAAGGATGCGCGTACCACCGTGCAAACGATGGCGGAGAAGTGCGGCCTGTCAACGGCGTCGGTTCAGCGGCGATTGCGGCGTTTGCGCGAGAGAGGGGTTTTGCAAAGAGAGGTCGCCCTTGTCGATCAGCACATGGTCGGATTGGGGGTGACGGCCATTGTCTCGGTCGAGTTGGAGCGTGATCGGCTGGACCAAATCGATGCGTTCAAACGCAAGGCGCGGGTCGATCCGCAGGTGTTGCATTTCTATTGCATCGCTGGTGATGCCGATTTTGTCATGGTTGTGGTTGCGCCTGATATCGCAGGCTATGAGGCCTTTACCCACCGCTTTTTCTTTGCCGATAGCAATGTGCGTAAATTTCGCACCTCGATCGTCGTCTCTACCGAGAAAAGCACGCAAGAGCTGCCACTGGACCTGTAG
- a CDS encoding MFS transporter, giving the protein MLSVLANRTYRHLFAAQVLALVGTGLATVALGLLAWQIAGAGAGVVLGTALAIKMVAYVGLAPIAAALADRLPRRTMLVSLDIIRACVALALPFVSEVWQIYCLIFLMQAASAGFTPTFQATIPDVLPDEAQYTRALSLSRLAYDLESLLSPMLAAALLTIVSFPVLFGGTVIGFLASALLVVSVSIPSPKSTKPSSIWDRTTRGIRLYLATPRLRGLLALNIVVASASSMVIVNTVVMVKGRLQLAEPQVAIALAAFGGGSMGAALLLPRVLDHLPDRPPMLAGGAILTLGLLLGPLANSFLLLTILWAVLGFGFSLALTPTGRLLRRSAVPADRPTLFAAQFALSHACWLVTYPLAGQIGAQAGFDTAFLLLGALALCGLLLAAKLWRSDQTPTALDEAIPHEHPDLPADHPHLAAHGHGPLHRHPAVADDLH; this is encoded by the coding sequence ATGCTGTCAGTGCTGGCCAATCGCACCTATCGCCATCTTTTCGCCGCTCAGGTCCTCGCCCTCGTTGGCACGGGTCTGGCAACGGTCGCGCTTGGGCTGCTCGCCTGGCAGATCGCGGGCGCGGGCGCCGGCGTTGTGCTTGGAACCGCGCTGGCAATCAAGATGGTGGCCTATGTCGGATTGGCCCCCATCGCTGCAGCATTGGCTGACCGGTTGCCGCGTCGTACCATGCTGGTTTCCCTGGACATAATTCGCGCTTGTGTTGCCCTGGCGCTCCCCTTTGTCAGCGAGGTCTGGCAAATCTACTGCCTGATTTTCCTGATGCAAGCGGCCTCTGCCGGATTTACCCCGACGTTTCAGGCAACTATCCCTGACGTACTGCCGGACGAGGCGCAATATACCCGCGCCCTGTCGCTGTCGCGGCTGGCCTATGATCTGGAAAGTCTGCTGTCGCCAATGTTGGCGGCTGCGTTGCTAACGATTGTTAGCTTTCCGGTATTGTTTGGCGGCACCGTGATCGGGTTTCTCGCCTCGGCCCTATTGGTGGTTTCCGTTTCGATTCCGTCACCAAAATCAACCAAACCCAGCAGCATCTGGGATCGCACCACACGAGGCATTCGCCTCTATCTTGCAACGCCCAGACTGCGCGGCTTGCTTGCCCTGAATATCGTTGTGGCCTCGGCGTCCTCAATGGTCATCGTCAACACGGTGGTCATGGTCAAGGGCCGTTTACAGCTGGCTGAACCGCAGGTCGCAATCGCTCTGGCCGCTTTTGGCGGTGGTTCCATGGGTGCCGCGCTGCTGCTACCGCGCGTTCTGGATCATTTACCGGATCGCCCGCCTATGCTGGCAGGTGGTGCTATTTTGACCTTGGGACTACTGCTTGGCCCATTGGCGAACAGTTTTCTTCTGCTGACTATACTCTGGGCGGTGCTGGGCTTTGGTTTTAGCTTGGCACTAACCCCAACTGGGCGGTTATTGCGTCGCTCCGCTGTGCCAGCGGATCGCCCAACCTTATTTGCGGCACAGTTCGCACTCAGCCACGCTTGCTGGCTGGTGACCTACCCGCTGGCGGGGCAAATCGGTGCCCAAGCCGGTTTCGACACTGCCTTTCTGTTGCTGGGAGCGCTTGCCCTTTGCGGATTATTGTTGGCGGCAAAACTCTGGCGTAGCGATCAGACACCAACCGCTCTTGACGAGGCCATCCCACATGAGCATCCGGACCTGCCCGCAGATCACCCACACCTGGCGGCCCATGGCCATGGTCCACTTCATCGCCACCCAGCAGTAGCCGATGATCTTCATTAA
- a CDS encoding LysR substrate-binding domain-containing protein has protein sequence MNWLRAFDASARHGSFTLAAEELGLTPSAVSYQVRGLEAQLGHKLFRREHKLLNLTRLGHAYLPVVAKAFADIDASTWNLFGKGFEQEVTLRCLTSLNLLWLMPLLGEYKAQFPASRLRVLSSSWSEPSLGESIDVDIRYGDGNWPDGAVLPLMHNEVIAVAPPSLLGSVPHSDLHNLPMIEMTGVVDTWRHFFALHDPKVTIPEPTYKVDQSLIALELASRGLGIALIADVFARPYLERGTLIRASDTALSTQHGHYLVLPSDRNSHRPEVSNLVTWLQSQAGSGTALHTVA, from the coding sequence ATGAACTGGCTTCGCGCCTTTGACGCCAGTGCCCGCCACGGCAGCTTTACCCTTGCCGCCGAAGAGCTTGGCCTCACGCCGTCCGCCGTCAGCTACCAGGTGCGCGGACTTGAGGCGCAACTGGGGCACAAGCTATTCCGCCGCGAACATAAACTGCTCAACCTCACTCGATTGGGCCATGCCTACCTGCCTGTGGTCGCCAAGGCATTTGCCGATATCGACGCATCCACGTGGAACCTGTTTGGCAAAGGGTTCGAACAAGAGGTAACTCTGCGCTGCCTCACTTCTTTGAACCTGCTTTGGTTGATGCCACTGCTCGGAGAATACAAAGCGCAATTCCCAGCCAGCCGTCTGCGCGTCCTGTCCTCGTCCTGGAGCGAGCCGTCCCTAGGAGAATCGATTGATGTTGATATCCGCTATGGCGACGGCAATTGGCCGGACGGAGCGGTTCTGCCTCTTATGCACAACGAGGTGATCGCCGTTGCGCCACCCAGCCTACTCGGCTCTGTCCCGCATTCTGACCTACACAATCTGCCCATGATCGAAATGACGGGTGTCGTGGACACGTGGCGGCATTTTTTTGCCCTACATGACCCAAAAGTCACAATCCCGGAGCCCACCTATAAGGTCGATCAATCCCTGATCGCACTTGAACTGGCGAGCCGGGGTCTAGGGATCGCGCTAATCGCTGATGTCTTTGCCCGCCCCTACTTGGAGCGTGGCACATTGATACGTGCCAGCGACACGGCACTGTCGACCCAGCACGGACATTATCTGGTCCTTCCCTCAGATCGCAACAGCCACCGACCTGAGGTCAGCAACCTCGTCACCTGGCTACAGTCACAGGCAGGTTCAGGCACCGCTCTTCACACGGTTGCCTGA
- a CDS encoding GMC family oxidoreductase has protein sequence MTTFDYIIIGAGSAGCVLAERLSRSGRHKVLILEAGGRGRSPWIALPLGYGKTFFNPAMNWKYESEREDTLNGRKGYWPRGKGVGGSGAINALIYARGVPQDFDDWESAGATGWGWDTVRQTYEAMETQTAPDGQRRGNGPLHVQDVSDQIHPANRHFFAAASQLGLPSTADINDPDSEGAAVYRINTSGGRRMHSARAFLSPALKRRNVTLMTGALVERILFEGRRASSVQVRRGGQSSLLHAGREIILSAGAVASPCLLQKSGIGPSGLLRERGVEVVHDMAQVGANLQDHLGINYYFRATEPTLNNVLSPLSGKIRAALQYAVQRRGPLALSVNQCGGFFRSAPDLGRPDQQLYFNPVTYTTTPQGKREVIQPDPFAGFILGFQPARPTSRGRIDIRSTDPEAAPLIRPNSLATEEDRAQAVAGGRLCQRLANTPAIDGLIEAAMDPDLRRMSDADILADFRERCGTVFHPVGTCRMGADAATAVVCPKLKLHGLAGLRVVDASVFPNITSGNTNAPTMMLAHRAADLILESL, from the coding sequence GTGACGACATTTGACTACATCATCATCGGAGCCGGGTCTGCTGGCTGTGTGCTGGCAGAAAGGTTGAGCCGGTCTGGTCGCCACAAGGTGCTGATCCTAGAGGCCGGTGGTCGTGGCCGTTCCCCTTGGATCGCGTTGCCTTTGGGCTATGGAAAGACATTCTTTAACCCGGCAATGAACTGGAAATACGAAAGCGAGCGCGAAGATACGCTTAATGGGCGCAAGGGCTATTGGCCGCGCGGTAAGGGGGTTGGTGGATCGGGTGCGATCAATGCACTGATCTATGCACGGGGCGTGCCGCAGGATTTCGACGACTGGGAAAGTGCTGGTGCCACCGGCTGGGGTTGGGACACCGTTCGCCAGACCTATGAGGCGATGGAAACTCAGACCGCCCCAGACGGCCAGAGGCGGGGCAATGGGCCACTACATGTGCAGGATGTGTCAGACCAGATCCACCCGGCGAACCGACATTTCTTTGCGGCGGCGTCACAGCTGGGGCTACCCAGCACAGCGGATATCAATGACCCTGACAGTGAAGGCGCAGCAGTTTACCGCATCAATACCAGTGGTGGCCGACGCATGCATTCGGCGCGGGCTTTTCTGTCGCCTGCGCTGAAGCGGCGCAATGTTACGCTGATGACCGGGGCGCTGGTCGAGCGGATCCTGTTCGAAGGTCGACGGGCCTCCTCGGTGCAAGTGCGACGCGGCGGTCAGTCCAGCCTCCTTCATGCAGGACGCGAGATCATCCTATCGGCGGGGGCTGTCGCGTCGCCATGTTTGTTGCAGAAATCCGGCATTGGGCCCTCAGGTCTGTTGCGGGAGCGGGGGGTCGAGGTTGTCCATGATATGGCCCAGGTTGGGGCCAATCTACAGGATCACCTTGGTATCAATTATTACTTCCGCGCCACTGAACCGACGTTGAACAATGTGCTGTCTCCGCTATCGGGCAAGATCCGCGCGGCTCTGCAATATGCGGTTCAGCGGCGGGGTCCTTTGGCGCTATCGGTAAACCAATGTGGGGGGTTCTTTCGCAGCGCGCCGGACCTGGGACGACCGGATCAGCAGCTCTACTTCAACCCGGTGACCTATACGACAACGCCGCAGGGCAAACGCGAGGTGATCCAGCCGGATCCTTTTGCGGGCTTTATCCTTGGCTTCCAGCCCGCGCGCCCGACCAGCCGTGGCCGGATTGATATTCGCAGCACCGACCCGGAAGCCGCGCCTTTGATCCGTCCGAACTCGCTGGCGACTGAGGAGGATCGGGCGCAGGCAGTTGCTGGAGGGCGTCTTTGCCAGCGCCTGGCGAACACGCCCGCGATTGATGGGCTGATTGAAGCAGCGATGGATCCCGATCTAAGGCGGATGTCCGATGCAGATATCCTGGCTGATTTTCGTGAGCGCTGCGGCACGGTGTTTCATCCCGTCGGCACCTGCCGCATGGGTGCTGATGCTGCCACCGCCGTTGTCTGCCCAAAGCTGAAGCTGCATGGGCTGGCAGGTTTGCGCGTCGTGGACGCCTCTGTTTTCCCGAATATCACCTCTGGCAATACCAATGCCCCTACGATGATGCTGGCCCACCGGGCAGCTGATCTGATCCTGGAGAGCCTATGA
- a CDS encoding mandelate racemase/muconate lactonizing enzyme family protein — protein MSTPYSASGAVPVNRDRGQQHDTGPHIRRIETFSTPLIGFVRVTSEDGQQGWGQVSTYNSDLTCEILHRQVAPWALGRGMDALEAVVAEIPLREHKYPGTYLRRAMAGLDTAVWDWRGKVAEKPVAEILGGSAGPIRAYGSSMRRDITPQAEADRLKLLRDTHGFDAFKVRIGAECGEDRDEWPGRTEAIIPTIRRALGDQVALLVDGNSGFSPQRAIELGQRLQDHGYEHFEEPCPYWLLEQTAEVTRALNIDVAGGEQDWDLQQWHRMIDMRAVDIIQPDILYLGGMTRSMEVAQLGASAGLPCTPHCANLSLVTLFTMHMLRAVDRPGRYLEFSIEGDDYYPWQRDLFVNDPFQIIDGHATVTDQPGWGVEIRPEWLAKSKYTCSEDAQ, from the coding sequence ATGAGCACACCATATTCCGCTTCTGGCGCGGTGCCAGTCAACCGTGATCGTGGACAACAACATGATACCGGGCCGCACATCCGCCGGATTGAGACGTTTTCCACGCCGTTGATTGGTTTTGTCCGGGTGACATCCGAAGATGGTCAACAAGGGTGGGGTCAGGTTTCTACCTATAACAGTGATCTGACCTGCGAGATCCTGCATCGACAGGTTGCCCCTTGGGCGCTTGGACGGGGCATGGATGCGTTAGAGGCGGTGGTTGCCGAAATCCCGCTGCGTGAACATAAGTATCCGGGCACCTATCTGCGCCGGGCTATGGCTGGGCTGGACACGGCGGTCTGGGACTGGCGCGGGAAGGTGGCTGAAAAACCGGTAGCTGAAATCCTGGGCGGGTCTGCCGGCCCAATTCGCGCCTACGGGTCTTCGATGCGGCGCGACATCACTCCGCAGGCCGAGGCGGACCGACTGAAACTCTTGCGCGACACACACGGGTTTGACGCCTTCAAGGTGCGGATCGGTGCTGAATGCGGTGAGGACCGGGATGAATGGCCGGGCCGAACCGAGGCGATTATTCCGACCATCCGCAGAGCGCTTGGCGATCAGGTGGCTTTGCTTGTCGATGGCAATTCCGGATTTTCACCCCAACGCGCGATTGAGCTGGGCCAGCGGTTGCAAGATCACGGATACGAACATTTCGAAGAGCCTTGTCCCTATTGGCTGTTGGAGCAGACGGCAGAGGTCACCCGTGCGCTGAACATAGATGTGGCGGGCGGAGAACAGGATTGGGACCTGCAGCAATGGCATCGCATGATCGATATGCGCGCGGTTGATATCATCCAGCCTGATATCCTCTATCTGGGGGGCATGACCCGCAGCATGGAGGTGGCGCAGTTGGGGGCGTCAGCGGGGCTGCCCTGCACACCGCATTGTGCCAACCTGTCGCTGGTGACCCTGTTCACAATGCACATGTTGCGCGCGGTCGATCGGCCGGGCCGCTATCTCGAGTTTTCGATTGAGGGCGATGACTATTACCCGTGGCAGCGCGACCTGTTCGTGAACGACCCGTTCCAGATCATTGATGGGCACGCCACGGTCACGGATCAGCCTGGTTGGGGTGTTGAGATACGCCCGGAATGGCTCGCTAAATCCAAATACACGTGCAGCGAGGACGCGCAATGA
- a CDS encoding aldehyde dehydrogenase family protein, with amino-acid sequence MTADQLIATYFETGRPPDLPRDHFIDGRPAVAEAGDRMESFDPGRGVALADFAVGDAADVDRAVTSAVAGFGIWGATPPAQRCAILNEAARLMRAEAEQLSVVEALDSGKTLNEARDDIAGSARLLEYYAGAADKLDGRSVNLGNDNAAFTLREPVGVTAHIVPWNYPTSTLVRGIAPALAAGCSAVVKPAETTPFTALMIADLLVRAGLPAGVVNVVTGTGIAAGAPLVRDPRVRHVTITGSVATGVGVMQSVAPNVTGLTLELGGKSPLIAFGDADVDKVVDGALWAIFSNAGQICSAGSRLLVHRSIHAEVRDKLVIKARALRIGHGLRNPDMGAINSARHLAQIADHVENARKRGVEIVLGGTRVVDPDTGEGWFYAPTILDDLPESDDAVLREIFGPVLVIQVFDDEAEALTLANGTEFALAAGIYTKDISTALRMARRVDAGQVTVNDYWAGGIELPFGGNRKSGFGREKGLEGLEAYTRSKAVTLAV; translated from the coding sequence ATGACTGCTGATCAATTGATTGCTACTTATTTTGAAACGGGCAGGCCTCCTGACCTGCCGAGGGACCATTTTATTGATGGGCGACCAGCCGTGGCAGAGGCCGGTGATCGTATGGAGAGCTTTGATCCCGGTCGAGGCGTTGCGCTTGCAGATTTTGCTGTCGGCGATGCGGCGGACGTGGATCGGGCGGTGACCAGTGCTGTTGCAGGATTTGGCATCTGGGGCGCGACACCACCAGCCCAACGCTGTGCCATTCTGAATGAAGCCGCAAGGCTGATGCGAGCAGAAGCGGAGCAGCTTTCAGTTGTAGAGGCGCTTGACAGTGGCAAGACTCTGAATGAGGCGCGTGACGACATAGCTGGATCTGCGCGCCTGCTGGAGTATTATGCTGGCGCTGCCGATAAACTTGACGGGCGCAGCGTCAACCTGGGTAATGACAATGCGGCGTTTACCCTTCGCGAACCGGTTGGGGTGACGGCGCATATCGTGCCGTGGAATTACCCAACATCCACTTTGGTGCGTGGAATTGCGCCAGCACTTGCTGCGGGGTGTTCGGCAGTGGTGAAGCCAGCGGAGACGACGCCGTTCACCGCCTTGATGATTGCTGATCTATTGGTCCGCGCTGGATTGCCCGCCGGGGTGGTCAATGTGGTGACGGGCACAGGTATCGCCGCCGGGGCGCCCTTGGTACGTGATCCGCGGGTTCGACATGTAACAATTACCGGTTCGGTGGCGACCGGCGTCGGTGTGATGCAAAGCGTTGCGCCCAATGTGACGGGCCTGACGCTGGAATTGGGCGGAAAATCTCCGCTCATCGCCTTTGGTGACGCGGATGTGGACAAGGTGGTTGATGGGGCACTTTGGGCGATCTTCTCCAATGCGGGGCAGATCTGTTCGGCCGGATCGCGATTGCTGGTGCATCGGAGCATCCATGCCGAGGTTCGTGACAAGCTGGTGATCAAGGCTCGTGCTCTACGGATCGGCCACGGTCTGCGCAATCCAGACATGGGGGCGATCAATTCGGCCCGGCACCTGGCGCAGATTGCAGACCACGTTGAAAACGCCCGGAAAAGAGGTGTGGAAATCGTCTTGGGTGGTACAAGGGTTGTAGATCCTGACACCGGTGAGGGCTGGTTCTACGCGCCCACTATACTGGATGATTTGCCCGAGTCTGATGATGCTGTGTTGCGAGAGATCTTTGGCCCTGTTCTGGTAATTCAGGTGTTCGATGACGAAGCGGAAGCGCTTACTCTGGCCAATGGTACCGAGTTTGCGCTGGCCGCCGGGATCTATACGAAAGACATCTCGACCGCCCTGCGGATGGCGCGCCGGGTTGATGCGGGACAAGTGACCGTCAACGACTATTGGGCGGGCGGTATCGAACTGCCATTTGGTGGAAATCGAAAGTCTGGCTTTGGACGCGAGAAGGGACTGGAGGGGCTAGAAGCATATACCCGGTCCAAGGCGGTGACGCTGGCGGTGTAG
- a CDS encoding DUF1289 domain-containing protein, which produces MPKTPSPCIDVCKFKREGHCIGCSMTKAQKSLFKALKKDSHRRAFVKMLTAQQGQLGKYTHWDIAYRRKLIKRKIAVEDVL; this is translated from the coding sequence ATGCCCAAAACACCAAGCCCCTGTATCGACGTCTGCAAGTTCAAACGTGAAGGCCACTGTATTGGCTGTTCAATGACCAAAGCGCAGAAATCGCTCTTTAAGGCGTTGAAGAAGGACAGTCATCGGCGCGCCTTTGTCAAAATGCTGACCGCGCAGCAGGGGCAATTGGGTAAATACACCCATTGGGACATTGCCTATCGTAGAAAGCTGATAAAACGAAAAATCGCGGTCGAGGATGTCCTCTGA
- a CDS encoding Dps family protein has protein sequence MTQTAAALSTDAKTAIADALNQSVAETAVTTMLAQNFHWNVKGMAFGPLHDLFQKIYEDHFIGQDDLAERVRALDVHAEGTLAGMLKRSKVSEHDGHATDQEMIRIMMNAQETLAATLAGTGALAADHGDTLTEDLCIARGQTHEKFAWFLRSHLAG, from the coding sequence ATGACACAGACTGCTGCCGCACTATCGACCGATGCAAAAACCGCAATCGCCGATGCCTTAAATCAATCGGTCGCAGAGACCGCTGTCACCACCATGCTGGCCCAGAACTTTCATTGGAATGTCAAAGGGATGGCATTTGGCCCCCTGCACGACCTGTTCCAAAAGATCTACGAAGATCACTTTATCGGGCAGGATGACCTGGCTGAGCGTGTGCGCGCGCTTGATGTCCACGCTGAGGGGACATTGGCGGGTATGCTGAAACGGTCGAAGGTCTCCGAACACGATGGCCACGCAACCGATCAGGAAATGATCCGTATCATGATGAATGCGCAAGAAACGCTGGCCGCAACCCTGGCAGGCACTGGCGCGCTGGCCGCCGATCATGGCGATACGCTGACCGAAGATCTGTGTATTGCGCGTGGACAGACACACGAAAAATTCGCGTGGTTCCTGCGCTCACATCTAGCGGGCTAA
- a CDS encoding GntR family transcriptional regulator, translated as MDLKRTKTRHYQQQPSYLRGANGRQTAISRSSLADGIADDLRERILSGELAEGEAIRQEALAEEYDVSHLPIREALKRLDTEGLVLVATNRGASVTKNSLREPAKFEHRDLLTLAEARCVDDACAALTQHISRTKEELLTLDAENRARADDTTGWTNQTPIANSTYRIGQVHRCQSCRASITYVFSQELTRTPKNARLPQRTRL; from the coding sequence GTGGACTTAAAACGAACTAAGACGCGCCACTATCAGCAGCAGCCCTCATATTTACGAGGCGCAAATGGTCGACAAACGGCCATCTCCCGCAGCTCTCTAGCTGATGGCATCGCAGATGACCTGCGTGAGCGTATTCTCAGTGGTGAGTTGGCCGAGGGCGAGGCGATCCGGCAGGAAGCGCTTGCAGAGGAATACGATGTGTCCCACCTGCCGATCCGCGAGGCGCTGAAACGATTGGACACCGAGGGTCTGGTTCTGGTCGCGACCAACCGCGGGGCCTCAGTCACAAAAAACTCGCTCCGCGAACCCGCCAAATTCGAGCACCGAGACCTGCTCACCCTCGCGGAGGCACGTTGTGTTGATGATGCTTGCGCCGCACTGACCCAACATATCTCACGCACCAAGGAAGAACTCCTGACCCTAGACGCTGAGAACCGGGCGCGCGCCGACGACACGACAGGATGGACCAACCAAACCCCGATTGCCAATAGCACGTACAGAATTGGTCAAGTGCACCGCTGTCAGTCTTGCCGCGCATCAATAACTTATGTATTTAGTCAGGAATTAACCCGGACGCCGAAGAACGCGCGCCTACCCCAGCGGACCCGCCTTTAG
- a CDS encoding M24 family metallopeptidase C-terminal domain-containing protein, which produces MLCLRFGNRLRRIGKPYNPVALVPGMVVSIEPGYYEAERFGIRIENVFEIVEKVGGFLAFRNMTLGPIQAEMLIPARISGVERAWLNAYHDEVSRKLWPLLSRQARHWLSSVTAPV; this is translated from the coding sequence GTGCTATGTCTGCGTTTCGGGAACCGTTTGCGGCGGATCGGTAAACCTTACAATCCTGTCGCTCTTGTTCCTGGCATGGTTGTGTCAATTGAGCCGGGATACTACGAGGCAGAGCGTTTTGGTATTCGTATTGAGAATGTCTTTGAGATTGTGGAGAAAGTCGGCGGGTTCCTTGCATTCAGAAATATGACGCTGGGACCCATTCAAGCCGAAATGTTAATTCCTGCCAGGATCTCCGGCGTTGAGCGGGCCTGGTTGAATGCGTATCATGATGAAGTGTCACGCAAGTTGTGGCCATTATTAAGCAGGCAAGCCCGACACTGGCTGTCGTCTGTGACGGCGCCGGTTTAG